A stretch of Fusarium fujikuroi IMI 58289 draft genome, chromosome FFUJ_chr10 DNA encodes these proteins:
- a CDS encoding related to endoglucanase IV precursor — protein MHCNLSLGVVAALLAGANAHGHVAKVIAGGKEYTGGIPHGAPSDAVGWAAGNQDNGFVAPDAFKTADIICHKSAKPVSNSVVVAAGDVVTLKWDTWPESHHGPVTEYLAPVSGDFASINKQSLRWVKVAQKGLKSGNNPGDWASDDLIRDGFSWKFTVPKNLKAGNYVLRHEIIGLHSAGQANGAQAYPQCINLKVTGSGGQAISGGGDFTTFYTPTDPGILFNLYQSFSSYPIPGPSVQSI, from the coding sequence ATGCACTGCAATCTCTCTCTCGGTGTCGTGGCTGCTCTCCTCGCTGGAGCCAACGCCCACGGTCACGTCGCAAAGGTCATTGCCGGTGGCAAGGAGTACACCGGTGGTATTCCCCACGGTGCTCCCTCTGACGCTGTCGGCTGGGCTGCTGGCAACCAGGACAACGGCTTCGTCGCACCCGATGCCTTCAAGACCGCCGATATCATCTGCCACAAGAGCGCTAAGCCCGTCTCCAACTCCGTCGTCGTTGCcgctggtgatgttgtcaCCCTGAAATGGGATACCTGGCCCGAGTCTCACCATGGTCCCGTCACTGAGTACCTCGCTCCCGTCAGCGGCGACTTTGCCAGCATTAACAAGCAGAGCCTCCGATGGGTCAAGGTCGCTCAGAAGGGTCTCAAGTCGGGCAACAACCCCGGTGACTGGGCCTCTGACGATCTCATCCGCGATGGCTTCTCGTGGAAGTTCACCGTCcccaagaacctcaaggccGGAAATTACGTTCTCCGACACGAGATCATTGGTCTTCACTCTGCTGGCCAGGCCAACGGTGCTCAGGCCTACCCCCAGtgcatcaacctcaaggtTACTGGCAGTGGCGGCCAGGCCATcagcggtggtggtgacTTCACCACCTTCTACACCCCTACCGACCCTGGtatcctcttcaacctctacCAGTCTTTCTCTTCCTACCCCATCCCTGGCCCTTCCGTCCAATCTATCTAA